One segment of Chelmon rostratus isolate fCheRos1 chromosome 17, fCheRos1.pri, whole genome shotgun sequence DNA contains the following:
- the si:ch211-198p11.6 gene encoding keratin-associated protein 5-5, translating into MQVLPVWGLAIPLPAVLMITLSLYMIVLGFGLWIRSCLKDRCSSECGDCCPDFSVCDQCFRLAEMCNCTLPTVHSCWTKSCPSSSCVKWDCACTCQPPECDSCNCLCFEIRIK; encoded by the exons atgcAA GTGTTGCCTGTCTGGGGGCTCGCCATCCCTCTCCCAGCAGTGCTGATGATCACTCTGAGTCTTTACATGATCGTGCTGGGGTTTGGGCTGTGGATCCGATCCTGCCTGAAG GACCGCTGTTCTTCAGAGTGTGGTGATTGCTGTCCagacttttctgtgtgtgatcaGTGCTTCAGACTGGCAGAAATGTGTAACTGCACTCTGCCGACTGTGCACTCGTGTTGGACCAAATCGTGCCCTTCTTCCTCT TGTGTCAAATGGGACTGTGCCTGCACCTGTCAGCCCCCTGAGTGCGACTCCTGTAACTGTCTCTGCTTCGAGATCAGGATCAAGTAG